In the genome of Cupriavidus malaysiensis, one region contains:
- a CDS encoding type II secretion system F family protein — protein MDANTLIVLSLVIAACGVLALALPLLKRWRLQRGAARTLDSALARQRAEAHGAAASASASAPGVQADAGRKDGAALSAKLGARVGNRLLERFNQRWLESPLGRAVVTAEEQALLEQCGFYGVRARAVFGALRLLLPTVAAVLAFLWRLPQDGLSAVVWAFAAFAALYLGSKAALRRRAAQRLLQLEEELPVLVDILRLLQGVGLSIDQSLQVIVSEFGSMLHVLGPELNRANQQFASGRSREQTLQRIGRLFDSEDLRNLIMLLSQVDRFGGAVQEPLRLFGLRLQETRKANLKDKIGRLTVKMTAVMVVTLLPVLLILTAGPGFLGVIRMMSKVGGT, from the coding sequence ATGGATGCCAACACGCTGATCGTGCTGAGCCTGGTCATCGCGGCCTGCGGAGTGCTTGCGCTGGCGCTGCCATTGCTGAAGCGCTGGCGCTTGCAACGGGGCGCAGCGCGCACGCTCGATTCGGCGCTGGCGCGCCAGCGGGCGGAAGCCCATGGCGCAGCAGCATCGGCGTCGGCATCGGCCCCGGGCGTCCAGGCCGATGCCGGACGCAAGGACGGCGCCGCGCTGAGCGCCAAGCTGGGCGCGCGAGTCGGCAACCGGCTGCTCGAACGCTTCAACCAGCGCTGGCTGGAATCACCGCTGGGCCGCGCCGTGGTGACCGCGGAGGAACAGGCGCTGCTCGAACAGTGCGGCTTCTATGGCGTGCGCGCGCGCGCGGTGTTCGGCGCGCTGCGCCTGCTGCTGCCGACCGTGGCCGCGGTGCTGGCTTTCCTCTGGCGCCTGCCGCAGGATGGACTGTCAGCCGTGGTCTGGGCCTTCGCGGCGTTTGCCGCACTCTATCTGGGCAGCAAGGCCGCCTTGCGGCGGCGCGCCGCGCAGCGCCTGCTCCAGCTCGAAGAAGAACTGCCCGTGCTGGTCGACATCCTGCGCCTGTTGCAAGGCGTGGGGCTGTCGATCGACCAGAGCCTGCAGGTGATCGTCAGCGAGTTCGGCAGCATGCTGCACGTGCTCGGGCCCGAACTGAACCGCGCCAACCAGCAGTTCGCCTCGGGCCGCTCGCGCGAGCAGACCCTGCAGCGCATCGGCCGGCTGTTCGACAGCGAGGACCTGCGCAACCTGATCATGCTGCTCAGCCAGGTCGACCGCTTCGGCGGCGCGGTGCAGGAACCGCTGCGCCTGTTCGGGCTGAGGTTGCAGGAGACGCGCAAGGCCAACCTGAAGGACAAGATCGGCCGGTTGACGGTGAAGATGACGGCGGTGATGGTGGTCACGCTGCTGCCGGTGCTGTTGATCCTGACCGCCGGGCCCGGCTTCCTGGGCGTGATACGGATGATGTCGAAGGTGGGCGGAACATGA
- a CDS encoding type II secretion system F family protein gives MSSPALFIAALALLLLGLGLLLLAGSRGRARHEQASAHLQAQTEQVRARYASVVELDVQAGNRKLSHHWKELLRRADLAPTRRTYLLWGGPGLLAIVAAMATGGLLAGVAAAVVCVAVAAFLVWNRVQRIRMKLLMQLPGFLDGVVRLMSIGSSVPAAFQNAILNTEAPLRQCLVQAVHLQRAGKELEQAVQLIGRIYRLDELVMVASVLRLSVRYGGRADIVMERTAAFMRDRESAQRELRALSSETRLSAWILGLLPLVVAGGLFTLNAGYILMMWHDSAGKAMLLSAAGLEVAGAVILYRLAKAI, from the coding sequence ATGTCTAGCCCGGCCCTGTTCATCGCCGCGCTGGCCCTGCTGCTGCTGGGCCTGGGCCTGCTGCTGCTGGCCGGCAGCCGTGGCCGCGCGCGGCACGAACAGGCCAGCGCCCACCTGCAGGCACAGACCGAGCAGGTGCGCGCGCGCTACGCGAGCGTGGTGGAACTCGACGTGCAGGCCGGCAACCGCAAGCTGAGCCATCACTGGAAGGAGTTGCTGCGGCGTGCCGACCTGGCGCCGACGCGCCGTACCTACCTGTTGTGGGGCGGGCCGGGCTTGCTGGCCATCGTGGCGGCGATGGCCACGGGCGGCCTGCTGGCCGGCGTGGCGGCCGCGGTGGTCTGCGTGGCCGTGGCGGCCTTCCTGGTCTGGAACCGCGTGCAGCGCATCCGCATGAAGCTGCTGATGCAGCTGCCCGGCTTCCTGGATGGCGTGGTGCGCTTGATGAGCATCGGCAGCAGCGTGCCGGCGGCCTTCCAGAACGCCATCCTGAACACCGAGGCGCCGCTGCGCCAATGCCTGGTACAGGCGGTGCACCTGCAGCGCGCGGGCAAGGAACTCGAGCAGGCGGTGCAGCTGATCGGCCGCATCTACCGGCTCGACGAGCTGGTGATGGTGGCCTCGGTGCTGCGCCTGTCGGTGCGCTACGGCGGCCGCGCCGACATCGTGATGGAGCGTACCGCGGCGTTCATGCGGGATCGCGAGTCGGCGCAGCGCGAGCTGCGCGCACTGTCGTCGGAGACACGCTTGTCGGCCTGGATTCTCGGACTGCTGCCGCTGGTGGTGGCCGGCGGGCTGTTCACGCTGAATGCCGGCTACATCCTGATGATGTGGCATGACTCGGCCGGCAAGGCGATGCTGCTGTCGGCCGCGGGGCTGGAAGTGGCCGGCGCGGTCATTCTGTACCGCCTCGCCAAGGCGATCTAG